One window from the genome of Chrysemys picta bellii isolate R12L10 chromosome 15, ASM1138683v2, whole genome shotgun sequence encodes:
- the LOC101951272 gene encoding uncharacterized protein LOC101951272 — protein sequence MTTAKPKRLKFSEEEKFLILEEFSLRKDILIPKSGRYRNTMDRQRAWEEITAAVNSLSPLVQRTPDEIRKKWHNMVIDARKELTTVKHPMLRQRPQERLFHNIFALFNKTGPELAEPLLLGPGFRTKPSSGPAGTAVPLCAAEGMRETSSDLFLRSQNDGLQLSQGNKLLCKTEVLLDADKEMAPGTGCPGKSFIRMPGDPQPSDLCLGGSQESVEKRLLGPSKDPPLTCAPVAETHPVPIPRTTSPPSHGPEVPAPGRTPVPLNCSPDFALAYKIKCPLSPVFEWPCLGVISSPVTQSSRTDSPSSEGIHTAMDDNASASVTEDSLPSQRGCVGPAKELWERHSRLHTEILELQKETLQLQKEKIVLEKEKLLLEIVKLRRELDT from the exons ATGACCACAGCCAAGCCAAAAAGACTCAAGTTTTCCGAAGAAGAGAAGTTCCTCATCCTTGAAGAATTCAGCCTGCGCAAGGACATCCTGATCCCCAAGAGCGGGCGCTACAGGAACACGATGGACCGTCAGCGAGCGTGGGAAGAGATCACTGCTGCTGTCAACTCCCTCAGCCCGCTCGTGCAGCGCACGCCTGACGAGATCCGCAAGAAGTGGCATAACATGGTCATTGACGCCCGCAAGGAGCTGACCACGGTGAAACACCCCATGCTGAGGCAGCGGCCCCAGGAGAGGCTCTTCCACAACATCTTTGCTCTCTTCAATAAGACAGGGCCGGAGCTGGCAGAACCATTGCTTCTGGGCCCTGGGTTCAGAACGAAGCCGTCCAGCGGCCCGGCTGGAACCGCAGTGCCTCTCTGTGCAGCGGAGGGGATGCGGGAAACTTCGTCAGACTTATTCCTCCGCAGCCAGAATGATGGGCTTCAGCTGAGCCAGGGGAACAAACTGCTCTGCAAAACGGAAGTCCTTTTGGACGCAGACAAAGAAATGGCACCAGGGACTGGCTGTCCAGGAAAGAGCTTCATCCGTATGCCAGGGGACCCGCAGCCCAGCGATTTGTGCTTGGGTGGATCTCAAGAGAGTGTGGAAAAGAGACTGTTGGGCCCCAGTAAGGATCCTCCGCTGACTTGTGCACCCGTAGCTGAGACACACCCTGTGCCAATTCCCAGGACTACCTCGCCACCGAGCCATGGACCTGAGGTGCCTGCTCCTGGCAGGACTCCGGTGCCTCTGAACTGCTCCCCAGACTTTGCACTGGCCTATAAGATCAAGTGCCCTTTGAGCCCTGTATTCGAATGGCCTTGCCTAGGGGTCATCTCAAGCCCAGTCACACAAAGCAGCAGGACTGACAGCCCCAGCTCCGAAGGCATCCACACAGCAATGGATGATAATG CAAGCGCATCTGTGACCGAAGATTCGCTGCCCAGCCAGAGGGGTTGTGTCGGGCCAGCCAAGGAGCTTTGGGAGAGGCACAGCCGGCTGCACACTGAGATCCTGGAGCTGCAGAAAGAGACCTTGCAGCTGCAGAAGGAAAAGATCGTGCTGGAGAAAGAGAAACTCTTACTGGAAATTGTCAAACTGCGGCGAGAGCTGGACACGTGA